Within the Mixophyes fleayi isolate aMixFle1 chromosome 5, aMixFle1.hap1, whole genome shotgun sequence genome, the region ATTTCTGAGATACTCGGAAGAGGCGGACTGCTGCTTATCTGAAAGCACCAGAAATGCTGAGTGTAAGACCCCCCTCGACTGAAGAAGTGACAAGAATGGACCATCATTGGAGCAGACGGTCTGAACTACAATATAAATAGCTGTATACAACAAAGTTATTAATTATGTTGCATCTATGAATATTTGCAAATCATTAAATGAATGGGGTGATCCACCCCCAAAGAACTGTACCAAAACCCCAAGGAATAAAACCACCCCTTAGACTCACATCCGGGATAACAACCAGGCAATATTTATATGTACTTACTTACAAATACCCATCTCTAGACATACACAATACCGATATAATTGCAGATTCTTTGCCATTCATTATAAAAGGTCTATGTTTAATGATGGAACACAGGGTGGAAATAGAAGGGACAAACCCCATAAGAATCTCTCTCTTGCTGATGATAGCCATAGCTTGCGATAAATTCCAGTAAATCAGCACTGTCTGGTCTGTTAAATCCCATAAGGAAACACAAGTCCGTAAACAACGCCCAGCGAAAATCAGTCTGGTACTTTTGTCATTGTATTCCCTTAAATCTGGTAGTTCAGGGACTTCCTTCTGAGTCATCATTCTTTGAAGTTACACAGACCATGTACCAAAAATCCTTGTGGTACCATCCAAGGTGCAGACATGAGAAAACTGGCACATATGTTGTACCCATGGCTGTGCCCTGTACCTGACAATTGTAATACCCATTAAATGCAAAACAATTGAGTGGTATTATGAAGTCTTATTTCCTACGCCCAGAAATGACCTACTAATCCTGGGGCGTTGAGGTACAAAGTGACTTCACCTCTGACCTCACCAAACAACCATTCCCCACCTCAACTTCTTTCACTACATCCTGTGCATCTATaaaagtgttggctaacctgtgacactcgaggtgttgtgaaactacaagtcccagcatgctttgccaatatatagcagcttattgctggaagggtatgctggaacttgtagtttcacaacacctggaatgtcacaggttagccaacactgatctataaCAAGAGGGGAGCTTGGTGACTAAGGGAGGTGATTCCACATCTGTGTTTAGGTAGGTTCTCCTCTCCCCGTCCTGGTGGCCAGTTCATAGTTTATGGCCACTATACAATTAGTGGGATATTGGGTAATTGGTAATATTCACTATTTAACAATTGATTTTTATCAACTAGATTTTATCCCAAATGGTTTGGTAAaggtataatcatcatcagcttgtTAGCTGGGCCGGCCCTCTGCGGTTCAGTCACCATGGGGTGTGTCGCTCACCTGACGATTACTTAAGACTATATTGTCCGTATATGACTTGTTATCTCTGCACGCTTTCTGCGACGTGTCTTTAGTACACCGAACAGTAACTGTGTGAACTTGTGAAAGATTCTGGCGTTACAGCTGGTAAGTAATCACAACACAGCTGGAATTACTCACAGACCCTGCAAACCCTCCAAATCAGCCAATACATGTGACCCCTAGACATCGTACATTGGATGTAATAAGTCACTTACATATGGATAATTAGCGGTGCTCTTACCTGTCCGTTCTGAAAATAGACGCGATGAAGGAGCTCCGCTCTGATTGGAGTCACAATCTCAGTCTCAGCATTTTTGGCCAGTTCATAGATTTTGACTTCCTTCCCCAACTCAGGAGACGGCTCATCTTCTACAGCCATGAGATCCAGTAAGACGCGGTCTATCGTGAAGGACAAGGCAGAGTTATTTAATCAACGTCAGCGCAAATAACAAAGACAGATGAGTCTCTTACCCGGTTAGACAACAGACTGTACAAATTGTGAAGCTCAGAACGCCCATAAAGTACAGCAACGAAGAGAGTATCACCCAGTTTAATCCAACAAATAGGAAAAAAGACTTTCACAGGAACTAAACTGTGGCCTGGACTCAGATATCCCAACTTGTCATCTAAATCATGGGGGAAATTATGATTGGTTTACAACACAATGGACTCTTTATTCCGTAACACCTGGAAAATAACATTCTGAAAACTCACCTAATGTATAATTTCAATGTGGTTTAACTATGCAACCAAGACAAACATGACAGCAACCATTCACTAAACAAAGGATAGTCAGTGCCCACTCACCGGACCCGTCATACAGCCTGTACACAGCTTTGCTCCCCGGTATGGTGGCCTTATTCTGGTCCTCAGTAACCTTCATGCATGGTGTGTCATTCACTCGTACCAGCTGCAAGGGAATGTCCAGTTATACGAGAGTATGCAACTTGTATTACCAGGGGAGGGAGAAGAACGGTTCTCTACTGGTTCATTGTAAAATTGTTATTTTGGAATATTATAGTAGCTAAAACTGTTGCTGGATTCTACAGAAGATCAAAGTATAGAGCGTTATTTCAAGTCTGGACCACCAGTTGTAAACCAATCAACAGTAGAACATCAAACCTTGTAGACGCAGCCCAGGGAGGACTGAAGGGGACAAGTCACCAGGTGAGTGCCAACGCCAATTACATTAATCTCGTTCTTCTGTCAAAGAGAAAGAAATATAAATGACACGTTAGTGCCGAGAGTGTCTAGAACGGTACTAGATAATCATGACtctttctcattgtctttaagttatcatttcttatcgcaaTGACTAAACGTGCCTACTTATTAAAATTGTTCAGCCAGGACAGCGGCTCTGATAAGTGAATAGCCTACAGTAAAACTGATCAAAATCACTTTACTGCCAGATTCTGACCTGGCCTTTGCAATTTGTGATcggagggaggagaggagcacAAAGCCGCTGGTGAGGGATCAGACTATCCCTCTCCTGCGTTGCTTTTCCCACAGGACAGAACGGCGAACACCATCTTCACTTGGCGTCATCTGTCagggtcaagctccaaaaagctttgCTTGATAAATATGGCATTTACACAGTCTCCAATATTTGTTGTGCTCCTCTAATAATGAAACGGCCATGGTACTTTGAAAAGGTTTTCGGAGGACTACTGCATTTTAGAGGTTCATCAATAGGCCCCTTATTTTGACCATATTACAGCTCTACATTCGCTGTTGAGTCATTATTCTCTTCATCCTTCGATCTTCACACTGTCTTATTTCCaagacagtattattattacGGGCATAGGCCCTGCGGGATTTGGACTTGGATAACAGGATAAAGGAAATGGTGAACTCCAGAAGTGGAGGGGTTAGTGGGCAGAGAGAGTAGAGGCACCGGGACAGCACGGACATACTAGGATGGTAAGAAGAGTGGCAgcgagatgggggggggggtgcactgTAAACCTCAGATAGGTAGTTGGAGAATTAGGAGTATCGGCCTCCCACCAGAACCTCACCACTTGGGTCAGATGTTTCAGAGTCTTCTCACTGATGTTGTTGCTGACAGCGATGGATAATGCTTCCAAACTTGGAGCTTCAAATCTGTTGAATAGATGAGATGAAGTCAGTAGGGCTCATGTCCTGAAGTTCCAACATTTATACAGAttgtcccttcaccattatatACATATTCTTATCTCCTGACTCATCTTACTCCCGTGAATGAGCAGATCGCACACACATCCATTAGAGCGGGCAACAAGCCTGTTAATGACTAAAACACACCATGCTTTCCGCTACCAGTCTCATCAAAATATGGAGATACTCACCTTCCTGCACATTGCTGGAATACCTTCCGGATCTCTAGAGACTGTTTGGCCAAGTCTCCGCTGTCCAGCCGCACTCCGACAGCTTTGTATCCCAGCTCCTGCAAGGCCAGGGCGACCGCACAGAAATTGGGGACTCCACTCCTGCCGACAATCACAGGAAAGGAGTCACTTCAATCCTTCTGCTCACAGATTTGCTCAGTCTTAACAGAAATATTAATTGTGCCACATAACTATAGTGCAACCTTATGATCTCACAACCAATGTTATTTCTCTAGGGTTAGCAATACTATATGTTACTGCCATGTTAGTGACCAATGGGATAGTCCGGAGTTAAGACAATGAATAGGTCCCATTTGCGTCTTACATCAGCACACTGTAGGTATCCACACTACCAAGAAGTTTAAAGGGAAAGCGATGGCATAGGACACAAAAGCAGCCAGCTCCCCGGGATTTGGGCTTTGCTGAGGAATATTTAGGAACTGACACACTTTCGCCAGCCATGTCTGAGACAGCAACAGGAGATCCACTTCCCCCTCCTGTTCGTTTGCTGGCGGCAGAGCCTGAAATGAATAGATAAGTCACCACGACAGTTCAACTAAAATAGCAGCGATGTTGTAGTGAAGATTGGGGATGTCTTTACCCGGCACTGTAATTCATTGGCACAGGAAAAAGACGACACATAAGAGTGAGCCATGGTGCCGGCCACGGGGATCCCAAACCGCTTCCCAGCCAAAACATTACTGGTGGAGTCAAAGCCTGGAGGAGGTAGAAGCAACAGAAGGATAAATGTAAACACTGACCTCCGATATAAGCAGACAAGCTGGGTGGAAAGAGAAGCGGTAGGAAGAAGTACGTAGCCAATGTGTTTGGTGTTAGACGTGGGATTAAAGGCTGGAAGCATAGTCtacaaatgaaagaaaaagttaaaaatcAAGTGAAAGACAGCAGTAAAGAGAGTGAATAGTTCATAGCCACCTTAACACTTGCCTGACAAACTGAATCTTACTTCGGAaactgaaaaatacatttattaaaaatacgaACATAACCACATTTGTTCAGCATTTTCCTCCACAAGGAAAAATtggtcaacaattgaaatgttgaCCGTATTATTAAGGTCGACAACtgaaatgtcgacagtattatatggttagtgttaAGGATAgtattagggatattattgttgacctaaCAATACGGTCTACatttgtcgactttccaaccctgtctaaaTTATGTTGTCCACCATttaaatgtcaatcatgtaactgttgaacacacacatatacatacacacacatacatatactcaCTCACCTCCTATGTAAGTATATTTAGACGCAGACAGTCCTCCGTCCGGCCCCTGTGCCCTCCTTAGTCCCATTTCTAGCAGCTTTTTGTCTTGACCGGCAGCCAGGCGAAAACGAGCAGCATTTGTAGCAACAAGGCTGGAACATGATACAAACATGGAATTAAAGACCGTCATCATCTGTTATAGCTTAATACATAGAAGCTCTTCCATCTTCCACAATAATCGAGCCACTAGGGGCCCTGTACCGTTGATGTCTCTGGCTGGTATTTAATTTTACCTCTATTGAGCAATCAAAATGAAGAAAGAAGATTCTCTCTGTAGATTTAGACCCATTTATTTTACTACATATTAACTTACTTCTTTTTCAAATGAGCACAAGGCCAACCTTCTGTAGCCAGGTCTGAATAACTAGTTACAAATCGCTGTGTGCAGCACTGCAGAGTATGAAACACACACATTGGATGCACAGAGCGTACCTGGCATAATTCACCAAACAGAGCAGCGTGGTCTCCAGAAGCTGCACTACCAGGAGAGGACCTCTGACCTTCATCAGCGGCTCCTGCGAGAAAGAAAACACCCGATCTTCAAGCTGAAGGATTAATTTGTGGGAGACACAGAATACCAGACTGTACAACAGATCACAATAAGGGAGTGCAAGAAATCTTAATACAGAAGAGAGGGAGACTGTACGTGACTCTTCCACTGAACATCACAGCTtcaagaaaaacaatatttaatttctCCTGAACACCGACAGATTTATTACAAACTTTGCTTTACTTCTGTGTGTAGCTATAAGGATTTCAGTGACAGGCACGTAATTTATTGCAGCAAGCTTAGTGGGTCTCCGGCTGCCCCTGCTGAGGGAAACATAACAGAATAACCATGCGGCTGTTCACCGCACTGTGCGTATATCTAGTAGTCTGAGGGAGTCTAGCGATACTGCTCACAGCCATCTAACGCCTACTGCTGATAGCGTAACACAAACCATACCTACTCTAGGAAAGACTACTGATCCCTCCGGGAAAGAGATCACCGTCACTTCTGATGCATTCACCGCCTGCAAGTGTTCAAAGAATCCCTGCTCCACATTGGGAGGTAGAGCCGACTTCAGGTATTCAATGTCTGGAGAGAGAAGCAGATATCAGAGCGGTTATGTGAATGCAACAAGTATGAAATACACTGATAACCAGCACAGGAATCGTCAAGAGAGAAAGCACTGCATCCAGACAAATCTGCAAAAGCCTAGATAAAATGACAGGTGTGTTTGTTCTAGGGGGGGCCATGAcaggtgatggggggggggggggagtagtgtCAGGGACCATGACAAGTGTTTGTGGTGGGGCGTGGGGGCTAGGGGGGCCATGACAGGTGATGTGTGGGGGGGGAATCAGGGGCCATGACAGGtgatgtgtggggggggggggggggaatcagggGCCATGACAGGtgatgtgtgggggggggaatcAGGGGCCATGACAagtgatgtggggggggggatcaggGGCCATGACAaatgatgtggggggggggatcaggGGCCACGACAAGTGATGTGGGGGGGAGGGATCAGGGGCCACGACAAGTGATGTGGGGGGGAGGGATCAGGGGCCACGACAAGTGATGTGGGGGGGAGGGATCAGGGGCCACGACAAGTGATGTGGGGGGGAGGGATCAGGGGCCACGACAAGTGATGTGGGGGGGGAGGGATCAGGGGCCACGACAAGTGATGTGGGGGGGGAGGGATCAGGGGCCACGACAAGTGATGTGGGGGGGAGGGATCAGGGGCCACGACAAGTGATGTGGGGGGGAGGGATCAGGGGCCACGACAAGTGATGTGGGGGGGAGGGATCAGGGGCCACGAcaagtgatgggggggggggttgattctGGGGCCATGACaggtgatgggggaggggggatcagGGGCCATGACAGGTGATGGGGGAGGTGATGGTCTGGGGCCCTGAcaggtgatggggggggggggggggagatcaggGGCCCTGACAGGTGATGGGGGAGGGGATCAGGGGCCCTGACAGGTGATGGGGGAGGGGATCAGGGGCCCTGACAGGTGATGGGGGAGGGGATCAGGGGCCCTGACAGGTGATGGGGGAGGGGATCAGGGGCCCTGACAGGTGATGGGGGAGGGGATCAGGGGCCCTGACAGGTGATGGGGGAGGGGATCAGGGGCCCTGACAGGTGATGGGGGAGGGGATCAGGGGCCCTGACAGGTGATGGGGGGGGATCAGTGGCCCTGACAGGTGATGGGGGAGGGATCAGGGGCCCTGACaggtgatggggggggggatCAGGGGCCATGACAGGTGATGGGGGGGTCAGAGGTCACGACAGGTGGTCGGGTAGGTCACCTGACTGGGAGAAGCGGAAGTCCCGCAGGAAGCGCAGAGTCTCCTCCAGGCCACAGAAGAGGGTGAAGCCGCCGTGGAACGGGGCTTCCCGGAAGAAGAGCTCGAACTCCGCGGGGTCCCGGTGCCGCCCGCTCTTCCAGTAGCCGTACGCCATGGTGAACTGGTAGAGATCAGTGAGCAGCTCCATCTCCTGCAGCCGGCAGACACGTGTCCGTCAGCCAATGACAACGCTTATATGTACCGGAAGTCACAGCGCACACCGCGAAGCATGCCGGGAAGTGTAGTCTTAAGGGAGGACTGAGGTGACGTCATTATTAACTCAGAGCTGCCCGGGATGGGATactgatatatagaaatatatatcagAGTATACAGAGACCCATCCTAATATACAcagcattatacatatatatatatacactctatCAGCCCTACAGGGTATGTGCATCCAGcctgcctatatatatatgtatttatatttactttcCCTGGCTCCATAACAGTACTTATATATGCAGCCTGCcagtatatatacaatacatcCTGCCCtgaaatatatacacaatatatatatatatatgtgctccCAGCCCTGCCTGAGTGTGTgtataactaaatatatatatatacaagttaacccgtgcatgatactcatgcattctagtcaaatcaagctacttcatttgggcctagcccaggcctcctcaggggaagagcgttacttcccgacgcaagcgcccttttttaacgtggttttgtccacatgtcaccacctcatcatttttctccatcacctcatccttcatcttcatcgccacatccttcatcaagctacttaaggtgttaaaaaggttcttgtcatgcatttgggcctagcccaggcctcctcaggggaagagcgttacttcccgatgcaagcgcccttttttaacgtggttttgtccacatgtcaccacctcatcatttttctccatcacctcatccttcatcttcatcgccacatccttcatcaagctacttaaggtgttaaaaactcctcactgtcacccccggcaaccaccaaccactcccaactgtcacttctccttcaagaaatatataggtcagtgtataactctgcccagcaggtggcgctgcagcttggggggggggggggggtttcacacacgccactaggcatttatatagtagatataatgTTTAGACCAGcacaagtttagaaaaaaaaataaacttttaataaatgctccagtaacttattttattttatttttttgtaacttgTCCTGGTCTGTTCATGTTcattgaacatatatatatatatagagagagagagagagagagagagagagagagagagagagactttctTCAAATTGGAAATTGTTTTACTGCTACAGATACATTTACATAAATGCAGAGTTCAACCCATAGCAGCCAAATGAACATAACAAATAAATTCAGTTCTTTACATGATAATTGGAGTCAGCCAACCGTCACATGTTAAAGAGGATTATTCAGACATTAGGTGACACAGGAAGCCTTACACAATATGTAGATGGACCCTCCTGTCTCTGGGTTTATTTAGGGTTGTGACTGCACCTATGGAATGTCAGAACAAAATGTTCTTTTCCAGTTCATTGCAGGAGTCATATGTGTAACTGAGAATGTGCGGCAGTTCTGCTCAATTACATACGTCCTGAGGACACGGGTGTGCGCTGCTAAACTCACATACCGGATTATGTATCTTGATCTATATCTTAATCCTATGTatcttaatttatattatttatatgtcagAATTAATTGTTTAACCTGGCTGAATACAGTCGTATTGAGTCTTATTTGAATCCAATTGCTACTTGCACATAaaattaaccttttttttatttttttagaagtgTAAGATGAGCTGCAGGACATCTCACTAGGGGCTGATTCATCTCCAAATACAACTTGTGTGTAAGCTGCGTTTTAGAAAAGAGCCCAACTGACTACAGCTCATCTATTCAACAGATTTGAAGCTCCAAGTTTGGAAGCATTATCCATCGCTGTCAGCAACAACATCAGTGAGAAGACTCTGAAACACCTGACCCAAGTGGTgaggtatatttaattttaattttctttactcatttttattattaatatttttttgcagtaCACATAGCATAGCTCCAAAATTCTGTATATAACAGatataaaagttattttcaatcAGTGGGGATCAGTGAaacctcacatatatatattacaggctTCCATACATATTATAGAGGACTCTATAGTGGTTTTATTTCCACATTATtttgattaaatatttttatatatttaaaataaaacctatattatatataccagcCCCCAGAAAACTTGTGGCAATTGAGTGTGGAAAACACATTGGTTAAAACTTGATAGAATGTTGTCTTAGACTCTTCATCCTTCTTCTGAGTCAACAAATAGAGAATTCAAGGAAGTGTGCGGGTGAACTATGaatacattttgggcctgattcctcTCCGCACATAGTACCTCCTCGTGCCGTATTTGGAgtaaaatagctctgcgcattctcagaaatggaccttacaccagTGAAAGCAATTGCAGGAAATTCAcgtccgaacgcaaatgacacttacgactgcctacgatctgaaggggacaaagagagaggggagggggaggacgAGCAGAGGCAACGCACAGTTAGGGCGTGCCAACGCGGATGGgactgattcaagtcctgtgcgTCTCGTAAGATATGTTTTCTTTAGCTGTATCATTAACACCAGCTACATGCATTTCTTTTTTAAATCCATATatctattaatgattatactgttcttcgttcatttattttgtcattcaaattttttttatgcgttctgatgtgaccttatagcGAACAGGTGCgtagtctgttctgtgtgtgtacatacggcaagtaatatATAGGGGGACAGTAATTACACCCAGaaggaaacgtatcttgagatcaaCTTGGATTTGTATACAGTCAGAACTAAGCTCAAGTTACGTGTTCTTTATTAAACGACAAGCTGTGTGCAGGTTGTGTccgaaaatgaatcaggccctttgtctttaaTAAGCCAAAGTTAATACCTTCCTGGCAAAAATGTGtcatattgatgatgatgattattattattattattattattattaataaagtgcaGTTTTTACATTGTGTTCTGTTTTCTTAATCGAGTTTTTCTCTTAGGACTGCTTCCAATTGATCCCCAAGGGGGATTATGTTGGGGTGATTGTATATTAATTCACACACAAATTGCTACAGTGTTGGAGGCAGGATGTGGTAGTTTGATAGGCAGGGAAATCCGGGACCAGGAGAAGTGCTCTGTGCTCTCAGCCTCCGCTGCGCTGATGCCAACATGTACCTTTATATACTTGTTTCCTCTCTCCAGGTCAATGCTACCTATGTAATTCTACCCTTTGTGTTCGTGAATAGTGTTGTAATGGTTTTAATCTGTTGCAAAAACTGAAAGATTACGCCAGTTGTCTCAGTGTGCTTTGTAGGTTCAAGTTAATTAGATGGATAGTAAGGTGTTTCATACACAGAATACTGGCTTCGTATGTCCATTCCTAAGTGCTATATGAGTATAAAATGAGTTCTTTAGAGAAACCTCCAAATGTCGGAAATTGAAGCCTGGGATCACTGTTAAATCAGGAGAACAGTGCTGACTATCACTATACATAAGACCAGTGCTCCATATCTTCGACTCTTTGTGATATCACTGCTTGCGTTGGGAACTGACGAGTTAGCCGCTAGTTCGTACAGCTGGTTGCAGAGATTTCCGTTGCAGCAGTAGACCTCATATTCCTGACCTAACGCATCTTGGTCAGTTTGAAAACAGGTTTTCGCACAGTCTCTGATAACCATCTCTTCCCCGGAGACAAACGGATATCCTGAAAAACAGAAAATGAGAAGTGACCTGGAGACACATGGACAGGCTCCTGGTTTTGAAATCATCATTGATCCAATCACTCATTCTGTTGAGTCATTGGGATTGGACCCACACCCTGTATTtacttatgtgtgtgtataaacatttatttatatagcgctaacatattccatagcactttacaattgggaacaaatacagtaataaacaagactgggtattaacaaataGACAAAGAGGTAACAGGACGCTGCTCACGAACTTTCTATCTATAGGACAATCGAACTTTGATACATGATGTATAGGGCAATACGATAACATGCCCAACCTAAAGGGTATATTATTCAACAATCAATCTCTtcaccctttcataaataggggcctgattcattaaggatcttaacttaagaaacttcttatttaagtctcttggacaaaaccatgttacaatgcaaggggtgcaaattagttttctgttttgcacataagttaaatactgactgtttttttcatgtagcacacaaatacttaatagcttatttgtacactgcaatttaaagttgatgtttttgcatcctttgcattgtaacatggttttgtccaggagacttaaataagaagtttcttaagttaagatccttaatgaatcaggccctagaagccTAATTCAATTTCAGATGGCATTAAAAAAGTGAggaattatgttttatataaaataccATTTAAACAGGTAGTTAAACAAAACCAgaaacaaacatgtaaaaaatTCAGGATCACAAACCAATGATATCACTATGAAAACATTACAATGATGGTCCTGGGGTCCCACTGATCTTGGTGTATAAAAGCCCCCACACCAAGTTCGCTCCACTACTTACATACATACGGTGATAATTTAATGTATGACGCTCGAGTTACATATAGAACTCTTACACTCACCTGTGTTGGGACTGACAGTGACGGTTTTACATCCAGGGGTGTCCACACTGCAGGTTTTTATCTCATTGCAATTTTGGACTTCGGTTGGTTCATAACAAAAATAACACTGCAAAGAACGAGCTGGAAGAAAAGAAATGATATGTGTTAGTAATGGGAATAACAGAAAGTATCATAAGGTTTgtagtcttgggggtaaatgtatcaagctgagagttttctggagggtttgaaaaaccaatcagattctagttatcatttacttagtacattctacaaaatgatagctagaatctgattggttgctataggcaacatctctacttttcaaacccgccgaaaaactctcagcttgatacgtttaccccctggTTCAGTATCTTACTGTCCAAGTTTTCAGGTGACGTGAAAAGTGAAAAGTCATTTCCTGACATCTGAAAAACCAGGAAAAGTACACTTTGCTTATTAAGGTATTTGACACGCTTCCTTTTAAGTGTATGTGCGTGTGCATGCAGGTCTAACTCAGTCACAATTATGTTAACACATCCATACTGTTCTTGGGCCTATGTTTGGAACAGATGCACGTCCAATAGGACGTACAATAACCCTGTGAGGGTCAGAAGAAGAACACGTAGACGTATGAGACAATTCCAGGAGACTGAAGCGTGGAACATTGAATTGATCTTGTATTATTTATCaatgtgcatattattattatcgtagatttgtaaggtgccacagtgctccgcagcacataatacaacagggacatacaaggcatataaaataaatgtagacatgaaaacaaagggtatggaggaccctgctcattagagagcttacattctaagtgggagagggcacCGCTGAGACAAGTGGAGCAAGTGAGACTCaaggacagctgtgagggtgtaatAGTTTGGGTAGTGTCATCAGGGGTAAGCTCcagaaagagatgggttttcagagagtgtttaaagatttgaaggctgtgggagagtctggaGGCTACAGGGACGAAGATGTGgagcgatgagagaggaagatcagtcttgcagcagcatttaggatggattgaagtgtggatatatgggtgtcgggaatgccagatagcaggaggttacagtagtcaagacgggagatgatcagagaatggataagatttttggtagcatgttgggaAAGAAAATTGTTAATTCTAGCAAtggttttaaggtggagtcgactgGTCGGCTagagagtcaagtgtgacaccaaagcagcAGGCCTGTgagactgaagaaattgtggtgttattgacagagatggagat harbors:
- the NAPRT gene encoding LOW QUALITY PROTEIN: nicotinate phosphoribosyltransferase (The sequence of the model RefSeq protein was modified relative to this genomic sequence to represent the inferred CDS: inserted 1 base in 1 codon); the encoded protein is MELLTDLYQFTMAYGYWKSGRHRDPAEFELFFREAPFHGGFTLFCGLEETLRFLRDFRFSQSDIEYLKSALPPNVEQGFFEHLQAVNASEVTVISFPEGSVVFPREPLMKVRGPLLVVQLLETTLLCLVNYASLVATNAARFRLAAGQDKKLLEMGLRRAQGPDGGLSASKYTYIGGFDSTSNVLAGKRFGIPVAGTMAHSYVSSFSCANELQCRALPPANEQEGEVDLLLLSQTWLAKVCQFLNIPQQSPNPGELAAFVSYAIAFPLNFXGSVDTYSVLMSGVPNFCAVALALQELGYKAVGVRLDSGDLAKQSLEIRKVFQQCAGRFEAPSLEALSIAVSNNISEKTLKHLTQVKNEINVIGVGTHLVTCPLQSSLGCVYKLVRVNDTPCMKVTEDQNKATIPGSKAVYRLYDGSDRVLLDLMAVEDEPSPELGKEVKIYELAKNAETEIVTPIRAELLHRVYFQNGQISSSPPLPSISEIRSYAERCLTSLSLQYRQLDDPQPYRVAVTEKLYDLLSTIREWGHLQ
- the LOC142158030 gene encoding ly6/PLAUR domain-containing protein 2-like; this translates as MRGIILCVLAAAYLDLARSLQCYFCYEPTEVQNCNEIKTCSVDTPGCKTVTVSPNTGYPFVSGEEMVIRDCAKTCFQTDQDALGQEYEVYCCNGNLCNQLYELAANSSVPNASSDITKSRRYGALVLCIVIVSTVLLI